Proteins encoded together in one Staphylococcus aureus window:
- a CDS encoding arsenate reductase family protein, with protein sequence MIKFYQYKNCTTCKKAAKFLDEYGVSYEPIDIVQHTPTINEFKTIIANTGVEINKLFNTHGAKYRELDLKNKLQTLSDDEKLELLSSDGMLVKRPLAVMGDKITLGFKEDQYKETWLA encoded by the coding sequence ATGATTAAATTTTACCAATATAAGAATTGTACAACTTGTAAAAAGGCAGCAAAGTTTTTAGATGAATATGGCGTAAGTTATGAACCAATTGATATCGTTCAACATACACCTACAATAAATGAATTTAAAACAATAATTGCAAATACAGGCGTAGAAATTAATAAATTGTTTAATACACACGGCGCGAAATATCGTGAGCTTGATTTGAAAAATAAATTACAAACTTTATCAGATGATGAAAAGTTAGAGTTGTTATCATCTGATGGTATGTTAGTAAAGCGTCCTCTAGCAGTAATGGGCGATAAGATAACATTAGGATTTAAAGAAGATCAATATAAAGAGACTTGGTTAGCGTAA
- the gcvH gene encoding glycine cleavage system protein GcvH has protein sequence MAVPNELKYSKEHEWVKVEGNVAIIGITEYAQSELGDIVFVELPETDDEINEGDTFGSVESVKTVSELYAPISGKVVEVNEELEDSPEFVNESPYEKAWMVKVEISDESQIEALLTAEKYSEMIGE, from the coding sequence TTGGCAGTACCAAATGAATTGAAATATTCAAAAGAGCATGAATGGGTTAAAGTTGAAGGTAATGTAGCAATAATTGGAATCACAGAATACGCACAAAGCGAGTTAGGTGATATTGTTTTCGTTGAATTACCAGAAACAGATGATGAAATTAATGAAGGGGATACGTTTGGTAGCGTAGAATCAGTTAAAACTGTATCAGAATTATATGCACCAATCTCTGGTAAAGTAGTTGAAGTCAACGAAGAACTAGAAGATAGTCCCGAATTTGTAAATGAATCTCCATACGAAAAAGCATGGATGGTAAAAGTAGAAATTAGTGATGAAAGTCAGATTGAAGCTTTATTAACAGCTGAAAAATATTCAGAAATGATTGGTGAATAA